In Oryzias melastigma strain HK-1 linkage group LG18, ASM292280v2, whole genome shotgun sequence, one DNA window encodes the following:
- the LOC112155702 gene encoding mucin-3A, which yields MIDTDHWIGLRRKIHENVTENNVTSDYMDNSTIVPYHSTVATVTVDSIVSSSSVVNSTNSTSNYTSSTNSTSNYTQTPCKSWCKWSNGEPLIFQNWHPGMPVFKSRLPEIKCCSCSCTCPKSTARVTTMPVSPTASPSIQTTVMEYLSKTTGQMNLTTDNETTSAKIYHDPSSPSQASETTGARTTLTESTVGESTTQMDSTETTNKEETTTEREKKTTQPSNREILLSCTTKESTTLGQTTRVEGISTAGESTTSMKNLRQTITQEGISTAGESTTSINNLGQATSQEGISNAGESTTGMENLVLTTNKEGISTAEDTTNDMENLSVTTTQNGLTTAGNSESEVETLLLTTNQEGFTQVGESEKNSPNLPLSTNPEGFSTVGDSTSDMENFSVTATQEGFSTVGKSTTSIEDVLLTTNQEEFSTEGEMTTKTQNQSVNTTQVGFSTVGDRATDIESVSLPTAQEEFSKAGDSTTDMENLLLTTNQEGFSTVGERTTEIKNLSVTTTQEGIRTAGDITTDNENLSVTQKGSSTARDRTTDLENLSMTTIQEAFSTFGDSTTHWKGCETTNQEAFLTCKVVERTTDNCLETTTDSESTTVVETISVTTNQESTFQTDTPFTTDKTTSRPITRDTTGMTTDTQEPVTSPQSPTTFEAYESSTGSIWTTTLPSTEPTCEQSPVETEILAEINENYIEDSCVVMTSFGPWVEKRCLEMLPFICYEDRFFGQVNVTNETSESATLTWLPGPGDISHYIVEVNGVELNENVTGLTLDLFNLTAGSLYDVKVFPVKCDRSLNPQNASFYTRPYKVNNLTVDRVTENSVYLKWKMTDGNASFYIVKTNDLSENVSTTNLEFKGLTPGSCYTFSVTSGVHDQTKESEKTYVTGCTKPAKVSNLKVTNITVSSLIVSWEILEGYYTGFDVNVSYATNTMFINVNQTEVTLTNLTSGTKINISVWALSNSLMGNITTIITHTAPENVTDIILTSENNLINVTWKYPGGSSVTFFIEVWKDDEKCQTQKTLEMNVQIKGLKSSTKYKVEIYAVSGEIEGPKQPEYIYTLPTPPTDVKVEENTADSLTLKWEAPDKITKARYKIHVTSIWDVNGSNIVHIDDTTSMKFTNLKSGTNYSFEVFTIAGNNESLPASCSGSTVPDKMEISLSMLCSSAESLACANYNEKDLVEKLEYFLKNGTINDQVFWEF from the exons ATGATTGATACAGATCACTGGATTGGTCTTCGCAGGAAAATCCACGAAAACGTTACTGAAAATAACGTCACCAGCGATTACATGGACAACAGTACCATAGTACCATACCATAGCACAGTAGCTACTGTTACTGTTGACAGTATAGTCAGCAGTAGCAGTGTAGTTAATAGCACCAATTCTACCTCTAACTATACCAGTAGCACCAATTCTACCTCTAACTATACCCAAACTCCCTGTAAGTCTTGGTGCAAATGGTCCAATGGGGAACCCCTCATCTTCCAGAACTGGCATCCTGGTATGCCAGTGTTTAAATCTCGCCTTCCAGAAATAAAATGCTGCAGTTGCTCCTGCACGTGCCCAAAATCAACAGCCAGAGTCACGACGATGCCTGTCTCTCCCACAGCATCACCCTCTATACAGACCACTGTCATGGAATATCTTTCTAAAACCACAGGTCAAATGAATTTAACCACAGACAATGAAACAACCTCAGCCAAAATATACCATGATCCATCGTCCCCATCGCAAGCATCTGAGACAACAGGAGCCAGGACAACCCTCACAGAGAGCACTGTGGGAGAAAGTACAACTCAAATGGACAGTACCGAAACCACCAATAAAGAGGAAACGActacagaaagagaaaaaaaaacaactcagccTTCCAACCGAGAAATACTGCTAAGTTGCACAACGAAAGAAAGCACGACTCTGGGACAAACCACCAGGGTGGAGGGAATTAGCACTGCGGGAGAAAGTACAACTAGCATGAAAAATCTAAGACAAACCATCACCCAGGAGGGAATTAGCACTGCGGGAGAAAGTACGACTAGCATTAACAATCTGGGACAAGCTACCAGCCAAGAGGGAATTAGCAATGCAGGAGAAAGTACAACTGGCATGGAAAATCTCGTATTAACCACAAACAAAGAGGGGATTAGCACTGCAGAGGATACCACGAATGACATGGAAAATCTCTCAGTAACTACAACCCAAAATGGACTTACCACTGCAGGAAATAGCGAGAGTGAAGTAGAAACTCTATTATTAACCACCAACCAAGAAGGATTTACACAAGTGGGGGAAAGTGAGAAGAATTCCCCAAATCTTCCATTATCTACAAACCCAGAGGGTTTTAGTACTGTAGGAGATAGCACAAGTGACATGGAAAATTTCTCAGTAACTGCAACCCAAGAGGGTTTTAGCACTGTGGGAAAGAGTACAACTAGCATAGAAGATGTCTTATTAACTACCAACCAAGAAGAATTTAGCACTGAGGGGGAAATGAcgactaaaacacaaaatcaatcTGTAAATACAACTCAAGTGGGTTTTAGCACTGTCGGAGATAGAGCCACTGACATAGAAAGTGTTTCACTACCTACAGCACAAGAAGAATTTAGCAAGGCAGGAGATAGCACAACTGACATGGAAAATCTCTTACTAACCACCAACCAAGAAGGATTTAGCACTGTTGGGGAAAGGACTACTGAAATCAAAAATCTCTCAGTAACTACAACCCAAGAAGGAATTAGAACAGCAGGAGATATCACAACTGATAACGAAAATCTCTCAGTAACCCAAAAAGGAAGTAGCACTGCAAGAGACCGCACAACTGACCTGGAAAATCTCTCAATGACTACAATCCAAGAAGCGTTCAGCACTTTTGGAGATAGCACGACTCACTGGAAAGGTTGTGAGACCACCAACCAAGAAgcgtttctaacttgtaaagtAGTCGAAAGAACAACTGACAATTGTTTAGAAACCACCACAGATTCAGAAAGTACAACTGTTGTAGAAACAATCTCTGTTACCACAAACCAAGAAAGCACATTTCAAACAGATACCCCTTTCACCACTGACAAAACAACTAGCAGGCCAATCACTAGAGATACAACTGGAATGACAACAGATACACAGGAACCAGTGACATCACCACAGAGCCCAACAACTTTTGAGGCTTACGAGTCATCTACAGGCTCCATCTGGACAACCACACTGCCATCAACAGAACCAACATGTGAACAATCTCCTGTGGAGACTGAAATTCTCGCTGAGATCAATGAAAACTACATTGAGGACTCTTGCGTGGTCATGACCAGTTTTGGGCCTTGGGTTGAAAAGAGATGCTTAGAGATGCTTCCTTTTATCTGTTATGAAG ACAGGTTTTTCGGCCAAGTCAATgtgacaaatgaaacttcagaGAGTGCCACTCTGACCTGGTTGCCTGGACCTGGTGACATTAGTCATTATATTGTTGAGGTCAATGGTGTCGAACTGAATGAAAATGTGACAGGTTTGACCCTTGACCTCTTTAACCTCACAGCAGGCAGCCTCTACGACGTTAAGGTGTTTCCTGTTAAGTGTGACAGATCCCTCAATCCTCAGAATGCCTCTTTCTATACCA GGCCTTACAAAGTTAATAATCTAACAGTCGACAGAgtaacagaaaattctgtctaTTTGAAGTGGAAAATGACAGATGGAAACGCCAGTTTCTACATTGTAAAGACAAATGATCTGTCAGAAAATGTGAGCACAACAAATCTAGAGTTTAAAGGATTGACGCCTGGGAGCTGTTACACATTCTCCGTCACCTCTGGAGTTCATGACCAAACCAAAGAGAGCGAAAAAACCTACGTTACAGGCTGCACAA aaCCAGCCAAAGTGTCTAATCTGAAAGTGACCAATATTACAGTCTCCTCGCTTATTGTTAGCTGGGAAATTCTAGAGGGATATTACACAGGTTTCGATGTGAATGTCTCCTACGCTACAAATAC AATGTTTATCAATGTAAACCAAACTGAAGTGACACTAACAAATCTGACGAGTGGGACTAAAATCAACATCAGTGTGTGGGCTCTCAGTAACAGCCTGATGGGAAACATTACAACCATCATCACTCACACAG CACCTGAAAATGTCACAGATATTATCTTGACTTCAGAAAATAACCTCATCAACGTTACATGGAAATATCCTGGAGGCAGTAGTGTAACATTCTTCATTGAAGTTTGGAAAGATGACGAAAAGtgtcaaacacagaaaacttTAGAGATGAATGTACAgattaaaggtttaaagtctTCAACCAAATACAAAGTAGAAATATATGCTGTCAGTGGAGAGATTGAAGGGCCTAAACAGCCTGAATACATTTATACAT TACCTACGCCTCCCACCGATGTCAAAGTGGAAGAAAACACAGCAGACAGCCTCACCTTAAAGTGGGAAGCCCCggacaaaataacaaaagctaGATACAAAATTCATGTTACCAGTATTTGGGATGTGAATGGCAGTAATATAGTACACATCGATGACACCACCAGCATGAAATTTACTAACCTTAAATCAGGAACCAATTATTCTTTTGAAGTCTTCACCATAGCCGGAAACAATGAAAGTTTACCAGCATCCTGCAGCGGATCCACAG TTCCAGATAAAATGGAAATCAGTCTGTCCATGCTGTGCTCTTCAGCTGAGTCGCTCGCCTGTGCTAATTACAATGAAAAAGATCTGGTTGAAAAG TTGGAATACTTTCTGAAGAATGGGACAATAAACGACCAAGTCTTTTGGGAATTTTAG